In Candidatus Polarisedimenticolia bacterium, the following proteins share a genomic window:
- a CDS encoding dodecin, whose translation MSEHVYKSIELTGSSKKGIEEAIHNAVRKASQTVRNLRWFHVTETRGYIEKGKVAYWQVTLKIGFTLDE comes from the coding sequence ATGAGCGAGCACGTCTACAAGTCGATTGAGCTGACGGGATCGTCCAAGAAAGGAATCGAAGAGGCGATCCACAACGCCGTCCGGAAAGCCTCCCAGACGGTGCGCAACCTGCGCTGGTTCCATGTCACGGAGACGCGCGGCTACATCGAGAAGGGAAAAGTGGCCTACTGGCAGGTGACGCTGAAGATTGGATTTACGCTGGATGAATAA